Proteins found in one Hirundo rustica isolate bHirRus1 chromosome Z, bHirRus1.pri.v3, whole genome shotgun sequence genomic segment:
- the MARCHF3 gene encoding E3 ubiquitin-protein ligase MARCHF3 isoform X6, which translates to MSVGFGQVHGVGNVLCQVELYGDPLPSTMRTNHCSHLPGIPPECPRPPAPDGDGKSLPSSSGDLATSCPQYVMQVSSKDGQLLSSVVRTLAVQSSPFNDRPICRICHEGSSHEELLSPCECTGTLGTIHRSCLEHWLSSSNTSYCELCHFRFAVERKPRPLLEWLRSPGPQHEKRTLFGDIVCFLFITPLATVSGWLCLRGAMDHLHFSSRLEAVGLIALTVALFTIYLFWTLVSFRYHCRLYHEWRRNNQRVMLLIPKSANVPSTQQSLLGLQPLKRSSKETIV; encoded by the exons ATGGGGACCCACTGCCCAGCACCATGAGGACGAACCACTGCAGCCACCTGCCTGGAATCCCTCCGGAGTGCCCTCGCCCTCCAGCCCCTGATGGTGATGGCAAGagcctgcccagcagcagcgggGACCTGGCCACCAGCTGTCCCCAGTATGTCATGCAGGTGTCCTCCAAGGATGGGCAGCTGCTCTCATCTGTCGTGCGGACCCTCGCTGTGCAGAG CAGCCCCTTCAATGACAGGCCCATTTGTAGGATCTGCCATGAGGGCAGCAGCCAcgaggagctgctgtcccccTGCGAGTGCACAGGGACGCTGGGGACCATTCACCGCAGCTGCCTGGAGCACTGGCTGTCATCCTCCAACACCAGCTACTGTGAGCTCTGCCACTTCAGGTTTGCAGTGGAGCGCAAGCCCCGGCCACTGCTGGAG TGGCTGAGAAGCCCAGGCCCCCAGCACGAGAAGAGGACTCTCTTTGGGGACATCGTGTGCTTCTTGTTCATCACCCCGCTGGCGACCGTCTctggctggctgtgcctgcGAGGAGCCATGGACCACCTGCACTTTAGCAGTAGGCTGGAAGCTGTTGGCCTCATTGCACTCACTGTGGCACTCTTCACTATTTACCTCTTTTGGACCCTG GTGTCCTTCAGGTACCACTGCCGGCTGTACCACGAGTGGCGTCGAAACAATCAGCGGGTGATGCTCCTCATCCCAAAATCTGCCAACGTCCCCTCCACCCAGCAGTCCCTGCTGGGCCTGCAGCCCCTCAAAAGGAGCTCCAAGGAGACAATCGTGTGA